One Mercurialis annua linkage group LG3, ddMerAnnu1.2, whole genome shotgun sequence DNA window includes the following coding sequences:
- the LOC126673226 gene encoding late embryogenesis abundant protein 47-like isoform X2: protein MSSQQQERREEDGIIKCEDLFSIQGHRDAAMMQAADIIMMGDIRKSDAAKSDSAVLFGRNDSVKGTDTQGRRMVGQYNQKGLTSSASFQQGNSGNASGGITIGEALEATALTAGQKPVEWSDAAAIQAAEVRATGRTTISPGGVAAAAQSAATLNARTARDEDKTKLADILSDATSKLTADRPATRKDAEGVTGAEMRNDPYLTTHPAGVAASIAAAARLNQQNNLK from the exons ATGAGCAGCCAGCAGCAGGAAAGGCGCGAAGAAGATGGAATAATTAAGTGCGAGGATTTGTTTTCGATTCAAGGACATAGAGATGCTGCAATGATGCAGGCGGCAGATATTATAATGATGGGAGACATCCGTAAATCTGATGCTGCGAAAAGTGACAGTGCTGTGCTTTTTGGTCGTAATGATTCCGTTAAAGGAACTGATACGCAAGGAAGGCGG ATGGTTGGGCAATATAACCAAAAAGGGCTAACATCATCAGCATCTTTTCAACAAGGTAATAGTGGTAATGCCAGTGGCGGAATAACAATCGGAGAAGCACTTGAAGCCACTGCATTGACAGCCGGACAAAAGCCTGTTGAATGGAGTGATGCTGCTGCTATTCAGGCCGCTGAAGTCAGAGCAACCGGACGAACCACCATTAGCCCCGGCGGTGTTGCTGCTGCTGCCCAATCAGCAGCCACCCTTAATGCTAGAACAGCCAGAGATGAAGATAAGACCAAACTTGCTGATATCCTTTCG GATGCAACTTCTAAGTTGACGGCGGACAGACCAGCTACTCGGAAAGATGCAGAAGGGGTCACAGGTGCAGAAATGAGGAATGACCCATACCTTACTACACATCCAGCTGGTGTGGCAGCTTCTATAGCTGCTGCTGCCAGGCTTAACCAGCAGAATAACCTCAAATGA
- the LOC126673226 gene encoding late embryogenesis abundant protein 47-like isoform X1 produces MSSQQQERREEDGIIKCEDLFSIQGHRDAAMMQAADIIMMGDIRKSDAAKSDSAVLFGRNDSVKGTDTQGRRVISESIAGQMVGQYNQKGLTSSASFQQGNSGNASGGITIGEALEATALTAGQKPVEWSDAAAIQAAEVRATGRTTISPGGVAAAAQSAATLNARTARDEDKTKLADILSDATSKLTADRPATRKDAEGVTGAEMRNDPYLTTHPAGVAASIAAAARLNQQNNLK; encoded by the exons ATGAGCAGCCAGCAGCAGGAAAGGCGCGAAGAAGATGGAATAATTAAGTGCGAGGATTTGTTTTCGATTCAAGGACATAGAGATGCTGCAATGATGCAGGCGGCAGATATTATAATGATGGGAGACATCCGTAAATCTGATGCTGCGAAAAGTGACAGTGCTGTGCTTTTTGGTCGTAATGATTCCGTTAAAGGAACTGATACGCAAGGAAGGCGGGTAATCTCCGAATCCATTGCTGGACAG ATGGTTGGGCAATATAACCAAAAAGGGCTAACATCATCAGCATCTTTTCAACAAGGTAATAGTGGTAATGCCAGTGGCGGAATAACAATCGGAGAAGCACTTGAAGCCACTGCATTGACAGCCGGACAAAAGCCTGTTGAATGGAGTGATGCTGCTGCTATTCAGGCCGCTGAAGTCAGAGCAACCGGACGAACCACCATTAGCCCCGGCGGTGTTGCTGCTGCTGCCCAATCAGCAGCCACCCTTAATGCTAGAACAGCCAGAGATGAAGATAAGACCAAACTTGCTGATATCCTTTCG GATGCAACTTCTAAGTTGACGGCGGACAGACCAGCTACTCGGAAAGATGCAGAAGGGGTCACAGGTGCAGAAATGAGGAATGACCCATACCTTACTACACATCCAGCTGGTGTGGCAGCTTCTATAGCTGCTGCTGCCAGGCTTAACCAGCAGAATAACCTCAAATGA